Part of the Candidatus Hydrogenedentota bacterium genome, AACCTACAGTAGCACACGCACCAGGAATCGGCTAACATGCAATCAACCAACCCCGGTTCCCTAACATTTCACTTGGTCTACAAAACGGGGGCCGCCCACGCCGAAACCCCTTCGGGGTAAACGCAAAGACGTCATTATTGTTAGAAGTTCTTACTCATAACTCCTCCATTGTCCAACCTACCGCCACGAATTGTGCAGCCGTCATCGTTGGAGCGCCGATAACGCCAGGGCAATCGCATTAAAGTTCCCCGCAAAAAGGCCTTTATTTCTGGAGATAGTGTCCATAATGCGACAAATGCGCACCTAAAATTCGACGAGAATTCTCAAAAACCCCAAATCATTGGCAATTTAAGTGCGATTGCCCTGCCGATAACGTCAGCACTGCCGGATATCCGCTTCTCAATTTGATACACTATTACGTTTCGTTTCGTCGCCTATTGTTGATTTGTGCGCTTCGTACAGGGCCCTTATGAGTTACATTCGACTGGACAACGTTGAGAAGCGGTTTGCCGGACGTCCCATCGTGCAGGGTGTAAACCTTCGCATCGAAGAGGGGGACAAGGTGGGCCTGATTGGACGCAACGGCGCGGGCAAGAGCACCTTGTTCAAGTTGATGCTGGGGGACCTCGAGCCGGACTCCGGCGCGATCGAGCGCATGCGGCGCGCGCGAGTGGCATGCCTCGCGCAACTGCCGGATTTGAGAAAGACAGACACGTTGTTCGATGTCGTCATGCATTCGTTTGCCGACCTCCTCGATCTCGAGAGGCGTCTGGCGGAACTCGAGGACCGCATGGGCGGGGGCGACGAATCGGCGTTGAGCGAATACAGCGCCGTGCAGGAAGAGTTCCAGCGCCGCGGCGGTTACGAGTTCCGCGTGCACGCGAAGAAAGTGCTGCACGGGCTTGGCTTTTCGCTGGACGACTTCAACCTGCACGTTGGCGCACTGAGCGGCGGCCAGCGCACGCGCCTGATGCTTGCGCTGGTCCTGTTACAGGACGCGGACCTGCTCCTGCTCGACGAACCGGAGAACCATCTCGATCTCGAAGCGCGCGAGTGGCTCGAACAATTCCTGAAAGACTGTAAACACGCCTTCGTAATCATTTCGCACGACCGGCGCATGCTGACCGCGGTGACGAACCGCATCATCGAGGTCGAGCGCGGCGGGGTGCGGTCGCACAGCGGGAACTACGAGACGTTCGCGAAGAACAAGGCGGTCGAAAAGGAACAACAGCAGGCGGCATTCGAGCGGCAGCAGGAACAGATCGCCAAGGAGGAAGCCTGGATCGATCGCTTCCGCTACAAAGCCACCAAGGCCGCCGCGGTGCAAAGCCGGATCAAGCGGCTCGATAAACTCGAACGAATCGACGCGCCGGTATCCGACCAGGCAACGGCGAAGTTTAATCTCGGCGAGGTCGTGCGAAGCGGCGCATTGGTGCTCGAGGCGAAGTCGCTGTCGATGGCCTATGGCGACCTGCAACTCTACGACGACCTCAGCTTTACGGTGGAACGGGGCGAGCGCATCGGAATCATAGGCCCAAACGGCACGGGAAAGACGACGCTCTTGCGCCATATCGCGGGGCGTTTGAACGGCGGGAGCGGGTCGGTGTCGCTGGGGCATAAGGTCTCGCTTGGGTACTACGATCAGCATCATGAAGGGGTCAATCCCGGCAGCGACATCTTCACCGAGATCAGCCGGAGCCGGCCGGACATGCGCCCCGAGCAGGTGCGCACGTTTATGGGACGCTTTCTGTTCACCGGCGAAGACGTGTTCAAGCCGATCGCATCGCTGAGCGGCGGGGAACTCAGCCGCGTGGCGCTGGCCAAACTCATTCTCGCGGGGGCGAACCTTATTCTGCTCGACGAGCCGACGAACCATCTCGATATCGCGTCGCGCGAAGCGCTCGAAGACGCGCTGTCGTCGTTCCCGGGCAGCATTGTCATGGTTTCGCACGACCGGACGCTTATCGACAAGCTCGTGGAAAAGCTCATTATCATCGAGCGCGGGCGCGCGACGGTCCACCTCGGCAACTATACGCACTATCGCTGGAAGGTGGCGGACGTGGCGATGGAGGCCGCGCCGAAGTCTACGGCGGATGTGCTGAAGATTCGGCGCGACAAGAAGGCGCCCAAATCGAAGGAGGAACAAAAGGTCCAGCGCAAGCGGCGCAACCAACTCGAAGGCCTCGAACGCGATATCGCCGAGATGGAGGAAATGATTGCGCAGATTGAGGGCAAGTTTGCGTCCGTCGATTCGTCCGACTTTGAGAAGACGAGGCAATTGGGCGAAGAGTACGAGGGTTTGAAGAAGGACCTCGGCGAGATGTACGCGGAGTGGGAACGTCAGGCCGAGGAATTGAGCGGAACGTAGCCTGGGCTACCCGGGCGCGACGATCGAGAACTCGGAATCGCATTCGCCGACAATTGACAGATCGAGCTTGGATCGGACCTTGACCGTATAGCCGGAGCCCGCCGGCAGCGACGGTTTGACTTTCACTTTTTGCTTGCCGTCGTTGATCACCGCGTTCTTCAACGTCGCGACTTTCTCGCCGTCACGCCACAGTTCGATGGAGACCTCGTCTCCCACGTCGCCGGTGGAGGTCCACGTCACGGTCGCTTTTGTCCCGTGGACCCAGGTCTCGCCGCCCTTGGGTTTTAACACCTTTACCGAACCGAAGAAGAATGGAAAACTCAGCGGGTTCCCGGGAAATGTGATGGCCTCGATTTCGGTGATGTTGGAGAATCCGTCGCTGTCCGAATCGTCGTCTTCGATGGCCTGAAAATTGTGGCCGCTTGCTTCGAACGCCATCCCGTATGGGTTGCGGTTGTCGCCGGAGGCGTGGCACAGGGAGCAGTCGTAGAGTCTCGTGGTCGTTATCTCGGGATAGTTGAGGCCCGCCGCAAAGAGATACTGGTTCTTTGCCAATGCAGACGATGCCAAGCACAGCGCAAGGGCAACCAGCAACCATGTGCGGACATGAGGCATTCGTATCTCCGGCAGATCGATCCGCAATTGCCCAAGCACGAGCAATGCCAAGCGCCCGCGTGCGCGCTGCCTGGTTCGCGGCAGGCGCAAGTAGCGGCCAGCACAAGCCCTTACCAAGGTCAGTCTGTGGAGTTGCGGGCCAAACGACAACCACCGGGGCGGCAGAATCGGCGTGTGGCGGGCAAATATTTGCCGGAATGACGGACTTACGGTGTCGGCGCAACAATGTCAAAAGTCGCGTCGCAATGGTCTGAAATGGACGGATTGGAAACCGACTTCACTCGCACCGAGAAGCCGGCGCCCGTGGGCAAGGTTTCTTTAAGCATAACCCGCTGCTTTCCATCGTTCGGGGTCGATCCCTTGAGCGTCTTGACCTTTTGTCCGTTTTGCCACAGTTCGATGGACACATCGGGTCCAACGTCGCCGGTCGAGTTCCACGTCACCTGCACCTTCGTGCCGATTGTCCATGTTTCGCCGCCGTTGGGCTTCTTAACCTTGATCGATGCCTGGGGAACAGGAAAGCTCGAATCGTCGCCGGGGAATGTCAATGCATTAATCTCATCGATGTTTTTTGTTCCGTCGTGGTCGGAGTCGTCGTTTTCGATAGCGGTGAAACTGCGGTTGGCATCCTTGAACGCGTCGCCGTACAGATTTAGTTCGGGCACGATCGTATGGCACAAGGAGCAACTGTCCAGGACCGTGTCACTTATGTTTGGATATTTCGCGATGGCGTCGTCCATGTATTCGATTTTCGCAAGCGCAAACGGAGACGCAACGAGGCACACGAGCAGGACCGCAAGTATTCGCAACTTTTCCATCTTCCCCATCCTGTAGCGGCGTGGGAACGCCGCCGCTGTATCGGCCCCGGGGATGTTACCGGGCGAATGGAGATTCGTTACGAAAGCGATTGCGCTATTTCGGCTGTGCTATTTGACTGAGCCTGCGCAACAATTCGCTGCGGGACTTGCGAAATGCGCGCAGATCGGTCTTGCATGTTTCAAGATCGACGATATGTTTTTCCGCGATCTGTTGTGCCGCGTCCGCGTCATGTTCCGCGAGTTGACATAACAATTCGTGATCGTCGATTCCGTCGCGCATGGCCTCGAACCGAATCGAATCGAGCGGGCCATCGTCGCCGGGATACACAATCCACGGATCGCCCGCGGGAAGATAGGGCGGGCCGCCGTGCGGCCTTGTCGTGTGGGTGAACGGGCTGTCGTTCGTCCATTGGTTGTAGCCCCAGTGCAGATATCCGGTGATTCCGTATTTGAAGTTGATCCAGTGGAGGAGGCGCGTTTTCACCAACGGCAATTCGATGAACCGGTTCGCGTATTCGCCCTGGGGATACACACAGGTGTAAAACCACACCTCCTCCCCCGCTTTTTGGCGCTCCTGATAGTGCGCGAGATCGGTTTGCAGATAGTTCAGTTGCGGGACCCAAATATCCATCGAGCCCACAAGGTCCTTCGCGTGGCACGCCTCGACGATGCGCAGGCCCGGCGCATGCTTGCGCACCAGCGCGGCCATCGCCTTGTACGATTCGATGTTTGTGGGGATCGGTTCGTCGCCGAGATGTTGCACGTAGCGATCGAGCCAGCCCTTCTCGCGCAGGTGCTCGATCAACTTTGGGAAATACCATTTGTAGAAGGCGTCCGCTTCCGCGCTCGCGGGATCGGCCATGGACGAAACGGCTTTCCCATCTTTGGCTCGATAGATTTCGACGTGAAACGGCGACGTCCATCCGCCAGACCTCCAGCCGATGTGACCGCCTTCGATCAAACCGATGACGCCCTCTTCAGTGAAGACATGTACCCATTTGTCGAACTCGCTGAAATCGACGGTCAATTCGCCGTTCGCATCGGCGGCGAATTCCGCATGGCCCATTGGCGAGATGATCGCCACGTTGTGCCGGTGCTCGGCCATGTTGCGCGCGAACTTGCGCAGGAGTTCGTAGTAGGCGTCGGAATTCTTCTCCGGCTGGATTTTCATATGTTTTGTGTTCATTCCGAACCACTCGGTGACCCATAGCCGCGTATTGGCGATAGTCGCGCCGTACACACGCAGCGACAGCGATTGCGTGGCCTTCACCGGCTTGCCGTTCATCTCGGCGATGAGTCCGGCGGTCGCCCGGTAAGTGCCCGGCGCTGTGTCCTCCGGAACTTTGACGGTGATCCAAACCGGCTGGGCCTGCCCCGCCGCGACATCAATCCTGCCCACCTCAAGCAGGGGATCGGGATAGTCCGCGGGAACAGGACGCAATTGGTCGCTTGCGGGTTTTTGGGTGGGCCGATCGACTGGTACATATCCGACAAAACGCGGGAGTTTTGCAGAGAACGAGTGATCGCCGAACGCGAACGGCGTAACCGACGCGCGGAGGTCTTGTAGCGGCACGTCCGATCGCACGACGATCTGAAACGACGCGTATTCACCGCGCGCCGCGTCCATCGAGGCATTTCGTGCGCGTCCCGGTTTGGCGTCGCGAAACACTTTTTCGAGCGGATCGACGGGCCATACGCGCAGTGCGGAGTCCGCATACGCGGCTGCCGCCAGAACACTCAGCGCAGCCGAAATGACGAATGCTGTTTTCAACACCGTTACCCCCGGTTTGACGCGCATCAGGCGGCAAGAGAAATTCTTCCGATCGTCTCGTATTCCCGACGCGCTACATAGAATCTCAAATCTGAGATTTGAAATTTGAAAACCAAGAACCCACGTCCAGACTGTCTATTACAACGCATGCACTTCAACTTCGTACACCTGACTATGTCCCGTCCGGTCGGATGTGAAGACAACGCGCTTCGAGTCCGGCGAAAAATTCGGGTGCGGGTGCGTGTGCTGCGGCGCGTATACCTTTACGGGACCATCGTCGTACGGGCAATGGTCGGTATTCCAATGGTCACCCGCGTTTGACGAATGTGGAAAACACAACGTACGGGGCCTGCCGATACCGTCGTTCGGATCGAACAGTTGCAGGCCGATATCCGGATTCTTGGTGTCGGCGACCATCAACGTGCCGTCGCGATTGAGCATCGGGTGCCACGCATTGAAGCGCGTTGCCCATCGAGTCACGCCGGATTCGATGTCGATACCCATCACGCCGTGCGGCCAGTTTGTCGTGAGGATTTCCATCGTGCCCGGCCGCCATGTCTCATGGACGATCCATTCTTTTTTTGCTTCATCGCGTTTGTAGACCAGGCGATTGTTCGTGCCGTCGCGGTTTATCACCCAGATTCGCCGGTTGTAGGGGCCTGCATAGCGGATAATGTTGGGATTGTCCGGATGGAATTCGGGATGACCGATTGTGTCGCGTTCGAGAATGACGTCGTCTTTGCCCGAACTGGTGTCAATGATATGGAATTGCGAAACGTTCCCGATCTTCACTGGCACCGCCCACCAGCGGCCGTCGCGGCTTAACGTAGTCGTGCCCATTGCCGCGCCGACCATGCCCTGTTCGCGCATGGGCACGTTGCCAAAGTCGGCAAGGCACTCCTCCTTCAGCGATTCGCAATCGATGCGCCACGCGCTCGCGCCGGCGGTGAAGTAGACGTAACGACCGTCGCCGGAGGGATGAATCGACCATTCGTTTACGTCGTCGCGGTCGGTCATTTGCACGAGCGCGCCGGTGGCGCGGTCCTCGAAGAACACCTGCGGTGCGCCCACGCGGTGGGACACGAAATAAAGCCGGTCCATCGCATCGTCGTACGCGGGAATGTAGTAGAACGGATGATGATGAATGGAGGGATGCGACGTAATCTGGCGCACGCGCGCCCCGGTGCGGTCGTCGGCGCACCATGTCGACTCGGAGGCGAAGCGCGCGCCTTTCATGCGAGGGCGCTCTTCAGACGGAACACCCGCTCCGCGTTTTCGCGAAGAATGGCGCGGCGCGTGTCGCTCGATATGTCCAAGTCATTCACCGCTGCAAGCGTTTCCCGCAGAATGGCGCCGCCCTGCTCTGGCCCGAACGGAAGGTCGCTCGCGAACATCATCCGCGACGGGCCGAAGAATTCGATGCCGCAAGCAATCGTCAACTTCGAACCGAACGACGCGGTGTCCGCGTGAAATCGGCGAAATGCGTCGACGGGCCGCTCGCGGAGTTTCGTCGCCGTTGCGGCTTCGAGTCCGGGAGGTGTCCGCGAGCCGAGTTGGTCTAGGCCCGCGGCAAGGCGGCCCTCGAGCATGGGAACGATTCCGCCGGCGTGATGCGTGACGACGACGAGGTCCGGGTGCCTGTCAAACACGCCCGCAAAAACGAGCCGCGCCATGGCAAGACTTGTTTCATACGGCCAACCGAAGGCCCACCAACTGTCGAACATCGACACACTTTCGACCGGATAGTCGGGACGGGCCATCGGACGCACGGGGTGCAGCCAGATCGCGCGCTTCATGTGATGGATACGCTCGACGAGTGCGATGGTCTCCGGCGAATCGATCGGGTGCGAGTTGATGCTCGAAAAAATCTGCGCGCCCAACGCGCCAAGTTGCGCGCACGCGCGTTCCGCTTCTTGCGCCGATTCGCCGGCGTCGCACCACGGCAGCGAGGCGACAAAGCCCGCGAACCGATCGGGATGCTTTGCGACCCATTCCGCCATGGTGTCGTTCGCGATCTTGGCGAGACGGGCCACGCGCGCGGCGTGGCCCAGCGACTCGACGGGCGGCGAGCCAAGACTGATAATCTGACGATAGCCGGGAAATCGATCCATCAACTTGAAGCGCGCTTCGAGATCGACCATCGTCGGAATGCTCGCCGCGCGATCTAACATAAATGGGACTTTGGCGCACGCGCCACGCACCGCCTCGCAATACGCCGGTGGCAATACATGGCAGAAGACGTCTATTGCCGCCGTATCCATTCGCGACTAATTGCGCGCGCCCAACGCCGCCGCGCGAGGACACTCGAACCCGATCGCTTCAAGGTCCTTGCGGATTTGATCGATCTGTTCGGGCGCGAGCGGCCGCACCGGGCGGCGAAAGTGCGGGCTCGGGAACCGGCCCATGAGCCAGCGCGCAACCTTCATGCGCTGGTGCGCGCCGCAGCCCGGTTCGCCGAAATTGTAAATGATGCGCGCGAGCGGCGCGACGGTTTGCTGCGCGATCTTCGCGCGGGCCAGATCGCCTTCGAGCGCAGCGTGCACGACCTCGACCATCAACTCCGGCGCAAATCCCGCAAAGCCGATGAGCGCGCCATCCGCGCCCTCGAGCAGGGTCGGCAACAGGAATTCGTCGTGGCATGTGACGATGGACACGTGCGGCGCGGCGGCTTTCAGTTTTTCGTAGTCGTATAGCCAACGGGCCATGTCGCGCGTGCCCATCTTGATGGTAACGATCTGCGGCAGTTTCACCATTTCGAGCATTTCGGCGAGCGAATAACCCGCTTTTGTCCACGCGGGATATTGGTGAATCACGATGGGGACGTTCGCGCCCTCGGCGACGTCCTGCATGAAGCCGATAGCGGTGGTGGATGTTCGCCCGAAGCGCAGCCAGTGGTGCGGCGGCATGAGGAGGATTGCGTCGGCGCCGGCTTCCTTCGCGGCAAGCGCGTGATCGATCGCCTCGAGGCTACCCTCCGCGGATACGCCGCTGATTACTTTCACGTCGGGAAACGCGTCGCGCACGGTCTCTGCCGCGATGCGCGTCACCCGCGCGCGCTCTTCCGGCCGCAGCGACATGATTTCGCCGGTGTGTCCGTTGCACGTCAGGCCCTTGATACCGTCTACTGAGGCTATTTCCGCGAAGTAGTCGCGCAAGCCCTCTTCGTCGATCGATTCATCGGCGTTGAACGCGCACAACGTCGCGGCGAATACGCCTTTCCAGGGGTCGTCTTTCCAATTCATTGTGCTTGCTCCGGAATTCCGAACTGTTCCACAATTCAGTCTACCATAGCGCGCTTGCCATCGAGCGCGTGTGTTCCGGCGGGCGGAGCAGGCGACCAATGAGGCTTCCGAATTTCGAGCGTGCGGAGATTGGCGACAAGCTCGAATCCTATGTGTTGAACCCAATGCACAGGGATGGCAAGCACAAAGCGCGGGTCTTTGAATCAGTTCTTGAAATTACTCTCGACAATCGTCAGGTACTTCAGGATGCC contains:
- a CDS encoding PD40 domain-containing protein, coding for MKGARFASESTWCADDRTGARVRQITSHPSIHHHPFYYIPAYDDAMDRLYFVSHRVGAPQVFFEDRATGALVQMTDRDDVNEWSIHPSGDGRYVYFTAGASAWRIDCESLKEECLADFGNVPMREQGMVGAAMGTTTLSRDGRWWAVPVKIGNVSQFHIIDTSSGKDDVILERDTIGHPEFHPDNPNIIRYAGPYNRRIWVINRDGTNNRLVYKRDEAKKEWIVHETWRPGTMEILTTNWPHGVMGIDIESGVTRWATRFNAWHPMLNRDGTLMVADTKNPDIGLQLFDPNDGIGRPRTLCFPHSSNAGDHWNTDHCPYDDGPVKVYAPQHTHPHPNFSPDSKRVVFTSDRTGHSQVYEVEVHAL
- a CDS encoding amidohydrolase family protein → MDTAAIDVFCHVLPPAYCEAVRGACAKVPFMLDRAASIPTMVDLEARFKLMDRFPGYRQIISLGSPPVESLGHAARVARLAKIANDTMAEWVAKHPDRFAGFVASLPWCDAGESAQEAERACAQLGALGAQIFSSINSHPIDSPETIALVERIHHMKRAIWLHPVRPMARPDYPVESVSMFDSWWAFGWPYETSLAMARLVFAGVFDRHPDLVVVTHHAGGIVPMLEGRLAAGLDQLGSRTPPGLEAATATKLRERPVDAFRRFHADTASFGSKLTIACGIEFFGPSRMMFASDLPFGPEQGGAILRETLAAVNDLDISSDTRRAILRENAERVFRLKSALA
- a CDS encoding DUF4091 domain-containing protein, which translates into the protein MKTAFVISAALSVLAAAAYADSALRVWPVDPLEKVFRDAKPGRARNASMDAARGEYASFQIVVRSDVPLQDLRASVTPFAFGDHSFSAKLPRFVGYVPVDRPTQKPASDQLRPVPADYPDPLLEVGRIDVAAGQAQPVWITVKVPEDTAPGTYRATAGLIAEMNGKPVKATQSLSLRVYGATIANTRLWVTEWFGMNTKHMKIQPEKNSDAYYELLRKFARNMAEHRHNVAIISPMGHAEFAADANGELTVDFSEFDKWVHVFTEEGVIGLIEGGHIGWRSGGWTSPFHVEIYRAKDGKAVSSMADPASAEADAFYKWYFPKLIEHLREKGWLDRYVQHLGDEPIPTNIESYKAMAALVRKHAPGLRIVEACHAKDLVGSMDIWVPQLNYLQTDLAHYQERQKAGEEVWFYTCVYPQGEYANRFIELPLVKTRLLHWINFKYGITGYLHWGYNQWTNDSPFTHTTRPHGGPPYLPAGDPWIVYPGDDGPLDSIRFEAMRDGIDDHELLCQLAEHDADAAQQIAEKHIVDLETCKTDLRAFRKSRSELLRRLSQIAQPK
- a CDS encoding ABC-F family ATP-binding cassette domain-containing protein codes for the protein MSYIRLDNVEKRFAGRPIVQGVNLRIEEGDKVGLIGRNGAGKSTLFKLMLGDLEPDSGAIERMRRARVACLAQLPDLRKTDTLFDVVMHSFADLLDLERRLAELEDRMGGGDESALSEYSAVQEEFQRRGGYEFRVHAKKVLHGLGFSLDDFNLHVGALSGGQRTRLMLALVLLQDADLLLLDEPENHLDLEAREWLEQFLKDCKHAFVIISHDRRMLTAVTNRIIEVERGGVRSHSGNYETFAKNKAVEKEQQQAAFERQQEQIAKEEAWIDRFRYKATKAAAVQSRIKRLDKLERIDAPVSDQATAKFNLGEVVRSGALVLEAKSLSMAYGDLQLYDDLSFTVERGERIGIIGPNGTGKTTLLRHIAGRLNGGSGSVSLGHKVSLGYYDQHHEGVNPGSDIFTEISRSRPDMRPEQVRTFMGRFLFTGEDVFKPIASLSGGELSRVALAKLILAGANLILLDEPTNHLDIASREALEDALSSFPGSIVMVSHDRTLIDKLVEKLIIIERGRATVHLGNYTHYRWKVADVAMEAAPKSTADVLKIRRDKKAPKSKEEQKVQRKRRNQLEGLERDIAEMEEMIAQIEGKFASVDSSDFEKTRQLGEEYEGLKKDLGEMYAEWERQAEELSGT
- a CDS encoding dihydrodipicolinate synthase family protein, which produces MNWKDDPWKGVFAATLCAFNADESIDEEGLRDYFAEIASVDGIKGLTCNGHTGEIMSLRPEERARVTRIAAETVRDAFPDVKVISGVSAEGSLEAIDHALAAKEAGADAILLMPPHHWLRFGRTSTTAIGFMQDVAEGANVPIVIHQYPAWTKAGYSLAEMLEMVKLPQIVTIKMGTRDMARWLYDYEKLKAAAPHVSIVTCHDEFLLPTLLEGADGALIGFAGFAPELMVEVVHAALEGDLARAKIAQQTVAPLARIIYNFGEPGCGAHQRMKVARWLMGRFPSPHFRRPVRPLAPEQIDQIRKDLEAIGFECPRAAALGARN